In Zingiber officinale cultivar Zhangliang chromosome 3A, Zo_v1.1, whole genome shotgun sequence, the DNA window gttgtcggtataatttgttttagttctttcaattgtaatatcttattgtacattttacgagcttatagttgttgtccacggaaagcgatcaaggatcgcgggccttcgagtaggagtcgccttaggctccgaacgaagtaaaacttcttgtgtccctctgtgattgcattcgttatttccgctgcgtatatttactttgatagttttacgattccgatacgatcaaaatagccacgagcgctattcaccccccccccctctagcgcgtctcgatccaacagctgCGACAGcaaagataaataattatttttaacctCTTGGTTCCCTCAAAGTAAACCCTCATTGATTAGTGACCTAAAAACATTAAACCCCATTATAGCAGTTAGGAGACGGATCAAAACCCTAAAACTCAAACTATCAAAGTAGACGAAGCTTTGAATGATAAACTCTAAGACAATACTCACAATGGAAGCGAAGCTTTGGATGAGAAACAAGTCATCGCGGTGAGGTTGACTGATGAACACTCTGTGGGGCACCGATGTACTATCAAAGAAATTCCTTCGAAATATTTGTCACACGGCGAATTTAGGGGTTAAAACTTTGGCCTATGAGGGTAAAAATGTAATTGGGCAGTATATATATTAGCACAATAATTGAAAAAAGGTATTTGGGTAGAAAAGGTTATTTAAAatgctagctgctacaacgtgtagcagcttctgaCGACTAGCTACTTCAACGTGCTACAATTGTTTCTACACCGAAATGTAAGAAACCTCATTTAATTACCGAGTTAGGTACCACAAGGTGTGGAAGCTACCTggagagttagctgctacaaggtatagcagttattagtcgaagtagTTGCTTCAACGTGTAACAGCAAAGCAAGGCGAAACCGCTGCAGCaacggaaataattttaaattattttttttagcaagttgatatacaGCTACAAAAATATGGCTAATGAAAAAAATGACTTACCCAGTTAACTGCCACATGTTGTGGAAGCTACTTggaaagttagctgctacaaggtgtagcagttattagtcaAAGTAGTTGCTTCaacgtgtagcagcaaagcaaGGTGAAGCCGCTGCAGCagtggaaataattttaaattattttttcagcaAGTTGATATACAGCTATAAAAATATGACTGCTGAAAAAAATAACTTACCGAGTTAGCTGCCACATGTTGTGGCAACTACCTggaaagttagctgctacaaggtgtagcagttattagtcgaagtagctgcttCAACGTGTAGCAACAAAGCAAAGCGACGGTGCTGCAACACCGGAaattttttatatcaatttttttaGGAAGTTGATATACAGCTACAAAAATATGACtactaaaaaaatgacttaccgAGTTAGCTGCCACAAGTTCTGGCAGCTACCTGCAGAGTTAGCTTCTACAAAgtgtagcagttattagtcaAAGTAGCTACTTCaacgtgtagcagcaaagcaaagcgAAGGCGCTGCAGCagcggaaataattttaaatcattttttaagCATGTTGGTATACAACTACGAAAATATGGCTACTAAAAAATTTATTACCGAGTTAGTTGCCACAAGGTGTGGCAGTTACCTGGAGAGtcagctgctacaaggtgtagcagttattagtcgaagtagctATTTTAACGTATAGCAGCAAAGCAAAGCGAAGGCGCTGCAGCagtggaaataattttaaattatttttttagcaagttgatatgCAGCTACAATAATATGGCTAACTAAAAAAATGACTTATCGACTTAGCTGCCACAAATTGTAGTAGGtattagtcgaagtagctgcttcaatatgtagcagcaaagcaaagtGAAGGCGCTGCAACAccggaaatttttttaaatcatttttttagcaagttgatatacaATTACAAAAATATGACTACTAAAAAATGACTTATCGAGTTAGCTGTCACAAGTTGTGGCAGTTACCTGCAGAGTTAGCTGCTACTAAgtgtagcagttattagtcgaagtagctgcttCAACTGTAGCAGCAAAACAAATCGAAGATGCTGCAGTagcagaaataattttaaatcattttttaggAAGTTGATGTacagctacaaaaatatttttcggGTTAATCTCTGTTAGACAATATGATTACTAAAAAAACAATTTACCACTTTAGctactacaagttgtagcagctacatggagagttagctactacaaggtgtagcagttaacaGTCGGCAGGTACATGCTATACGTTGTACCAGCTAACTCTCTATGTgaccatgtagctgctacaacttataGCAGCAAAGGATTGTCCAAGTGGCTGCAGGCGGTTGTAGCAGGCATCGGCCTTGCACGTCGTAGCATAAATCCTTCCTACCTTCTACGACCATCATTctaagttagctgctacaagttgtagcagctacaaagaCGGTTTGCTGCGAAGTAGTTGCTGCAACGTTTAAAAGCGAAGCAAAGGCACTGCATCtttacaaaataatttcaaataactTTTTACGAACTTGATATACATGAAATTAACTATCTGTAGGGGTAATATCTACTAGAAAATGTAGCTACCAAATAAATGACTTACCAACTGGCTACTTCAACATGTAGAGGGCTTCCTGCAGTCCACCAAGAAACCATCCCTGCACGCGTTTGTAGTCGGCGTCGTCCCTACACGTTATAGGAATAATTCCTTCTAATATATGTAGACTATAATAGTGTAGAATAACAAATTTAAATGAAACGAATTATTATTGAGAATGAGAGAGGTAGACTAGCTGTCACAGCAGCTGTGAGGTTGAAGACGCTGATGAATCTTTGTCGGCGCTGCTGTGAGGTCCGACGGACAATAGAGACGGAGGGAGCGAGAGATAGATCGCGAgcgaggaagagagagagagtggCGAGGGAGAGATTTTAGTATTAACCTTTCCCAACGAATTGTGAGGTCGGTCGGACGTCGGACAACGGAGACGGCGGGGAGCGAGGGGGAGAGAGAGAGCGAGGAGGGAAATTTTAATTTGGACAATTTCCGCCGctgaagttttgaccaaatgtCCGAATGAgagagagaataaaagaaatattttatttataaaaaaatcgaGCTGGCAACGCTATATCTATACGTCGTTCATGATCATACACAAAGCGTTGCTCagcatatcaaatatatatatatattaggaatAATGAAACGTTGAAGTTTTGGGGGAACTCTAAAACTTCACGTGAACCCCGGGAATAATGCTGCCATCGCAAGTCGCAACCTAATAAATTACACGGTGGCATCCACGTGTCGCCTAATTAGATTCTGTTCCAGTTCATATCCACGTGTTGGATTCCAACCTAACATCCATCAGCCTATTTGCCAACCAACTTAGCCCGTCTTATCTCGACTTGGGTCCAGTTGAGCAGCCAATCGCAGGCTTCCTGGGTCGGCAAATCCGTTCCAGACGAACACCGAGGCAGCCGAAGAAGAACGCGTCCGTCTTGCCATTCCCCCCACGTTCCCACTCCCGCGTTTCGCCGGCCCCTTTTCGACGCTTTCCGCGTCCTTTCCCGTTTCCAGACCCGCGAAAACCACTTTCGTTGACCCAATGCTGAGGTCCTCCTCGCTGGCCTACCTGATTACTCATTGACCAATATTGTAGGGCCCGGATGTCAAGAATAGTGGTTGGTGTACAAAGTACACACGGTCCCGCAGCAGCGCAGCGTCGTCGTTTCGGTTGAACCGTCAAATGTCTCTTCTGCGAATTCCGAACCGGACCGCCGCCATGATACACGGGATAGAAGTCTTCCAAGTCTTCGGAAGGGAAGGAGCTCGATCTTTTTTCTCTAGCTCGACCGGGTTCCGTTACCGCAGTCGCCAATCGCATCGTTTTCCCCCCGACAAGACTTCTCAGGCGGCATCGGGCATCTACCAATCTCGGCCGTATTCGTGCCAAGATTCGGCGATCAGCTCGAGGAGGCAACTCTCGGATGACGACGATGTTGTTGTTTCGCGGATGCTCGTGTTGCTTCTAGGTTTGTCGGGATCAGTAAATTTTCGCTTCAGTTTGATCGCCGCATCGGCCTGGATCTTGTCTAGCTGGATCGTCGGATGGATGCGAGTCCATTTTAGCACGAAGGAGGTGGATTGCGAAGGTTATTGGGAAAGAATTGGCAAGGACCATTGCGGCCTGGACTTGCCCGTCTTTGCCCTTGAGAAAAGGGCCCGTATATTTCTCGGGTAATTTCCAAATTTTCTTCTTTTGCAGAAAAGAATGTCTTTGGGAATGATTTGTTCTGCAATCCGCTTTATATCAGAGAATTTGTTTTCTTGGCTTGCAATTATTCGTTTGAAACATTCCCAGTTCAGTATTTTGTAATGCAACAATTTGAATTAGttgaattctattttttttttctctccctgtATATACATTTACATACATCATTTATGAAATGATAGTATATAGTTTGTCAATGTTGGAAATTTTGAAGTTGCTTAAAAGATTTTACTTGAGCAGCACATTATTACGGATGTGTGATAATAGCAATTATCCTTATATTTGGCATACATCTGGCAGTTGCTAATTCTTGGTAGTGTTGTTCCTTGAGCTAAAATGTATATTGTGACAATATTTTGCAACCAGACTGAATTAGACTATAGTTTGTATGTTTTATTAGGTGAAAGAATGCACATTGAGAAGAATAAAACCATTGGCAAAAAAGGTTAGGAAGGAAGCTCACATCTTTATTTCTTCTTGTTTGTTTGGATTTTCTTTATTATTGTTCTTCCACATATTGAATTAATCCTTTTTAGTATACATGGTTCATTAATCAGCTGAAGCTATATAAATCATAGTATAAGTATATCTCCTTTCATGTAACCATGGAGATGGGTATAATTTAAGAAATAAGGTCTTTTTCCTTATTCATACAAAATAATTTTCTGGAGATGGTTTTATCTTCTTTCCTAGATTTTGTTGATTTGCTTTTTGCATGGGCCATTCTTTGGGACATTATAGCTTGTTCTAATTGTTTTTTCTATAGGAAACCTGATAAAATtggaactgaaaaaaaaaaaatctcttctgCATTGATCCTTGGATGCTTACATTATTGATGAACTAAATCAAACGGAGCAAAAATCAATATAATTCAGGTGCGACACCAGATAGTGTTATGTTATCTGTTTCAGAAGGTTTCTGGCTGTGCTGCAGCCTCATTTGTCCTTGCTGTAGTTCGAAGAGCAATGACATAAGTGAGGATCCTGTTCTTCGTGGAGGTTCAACTTCATGTAAGATAAACTAgttctttccttaattttgaatatCATGGAGGGCATTTTATCTGAGTCAGTTTGTTGTTATGGTGTTTCAAATTGTTACATTTATTAATGATATTATTTTTCTACATTGTTGcagtttaattttttcttttgtcTAGACCCCCAATGGAGGCTTGTATCTTTCTAATTGGAGCAGGTCCTCGTGGTATATGATTTTATTTGATGCAATGAATTGTAAAGAACCAGTCACTTACAAGAGATCTAGGACGGACACGTAGGACCACTTGTAAAGTTTTTGATGTGTTGAATGGAAAAATGTGCAATTGGCAAAAACAAGTTATTTATAGAGTAGTAGGAATGAAGGTTTAGGAAATAATTCCATTGATGAATGCCCTGAAGACCTAATAATGATTGCTTTCTTAGGTCAGTGCGATGTTGGAGCATGCTGATTGTGACAGAAAAATACTTCTTGtttgaataaataaaattaaggaaaaagtaGGTGAATTGGGACCCTTCCAATGAAATCGCCATTTTTGAATGCCCTACTTGTCAGTAGGACTCTCACTTGGTCCTAACCCCAATGACATGCTGAAACttttaaatgttaatacttgcaTGCTCCACCAGTGCAGCTAGTTCACAGTGATCCAGGATTCCAATCTAGTAACTTTTCAGAATGTGATAAAGCAAATCAGAAGAAGGAACCTAGCTTAAGAAATCATTTAGTCAGTATCTGCAATAAGTAATAGCTAATAAGCGATTCTAGGGTACAATATGCTGCTGCACTTGGTTCCTTTAGAACCAGCACTGCATAACAATATTCCTATTCAAGAACATGCTGGTGATTCCTGACAATATACAAAACCATTATTTTGCCATGCAGCGGAACTTATCGGTTAGCATAACTGAAAAACTTGTTCATCGTTAGAATGCGACTAAGAATCAATCATCTGTGAGACTAAGCGGTCTCTGGTTAGCTCAATTGCTTTGTACAGCTATTGATTCTTATCAAAGTGATTCTACATGGCTTTCATAAAAATGTTTAGTTTTGATAGATGGAGTATATAAAAGCATCTCATGAATTCATCAACGGGCACATTTAATTCAGGGTCAATGTTCATGCTCTGCTGTTAATTTGACCTATAAACCATATAGATGCATATCCTTCATGCACTTGTTAAACCATTATTAGTAGTGCCTTTCCTACATTATATGACCTCATTCATTTAGTTTTTTTGTATTCAAACTGATGATTTTCTCTGTCACAATTAATCATTGCAATCAGAACTTTTCATCAACAAATATCTCTTGCTGCTACAGTGGACTCATTTGAGCTCAGGTCAAATTCTGGAAAGACACCAGTAACTCCATCTAGAGTACCTCCAAGTCCATCTCGATTTTCACTGTCTCCACAACCAAATAAACTTGAGCCATTAAATCTCAGCCTCAACGAGATCATCAAACTTACAAGAAATTTCTCATCCTCACAAATAATTGGCGAAGGTAGTTTTGCAACCGTCTATAAGGCTGAGCTACCTAGTGGACAGTTTATCGCTATAAAGCGGGCAAAGAAGGTAATCCTAAATGTTCACATAGTTAAAGAAATTACAATGTTCATACTTGTACATtattcaaaattttgatttttttgttaaatattttttgatAATTCTGTTATGGATCTCATCCTCCATGAAATGTTTTTGTGTAAAAGCTCTTAATAATTAGGAAATTTAGAGGATCTCAGGTTCTCTCACCTTTACTTGTATGACAAAATGAGAAGCATGCACTAATCTGATTTAACAAGTCATTCCATGCAACTTACATACGAAAAGGTGTGGTCTGGTGAATCATGTTTCCTACCGCAAATTTTTTCTCTAATGCATTTCTCTAAAAGTTAATGAGAACAAGAAGCACAGCTTTCTTTCACTGGATACATGATAAATCCATTCCTATGTTACAATTTCAGAGTTTCTCTGCCGTCTTAATTTGCTTGTTTCCTTGATATGTATGCCACCTATATCTATTCTTAGAACAAAATAGAAGATGTGTCTGACATGAGAATTCAACCTTTTTGTTCAATCATGGAGTAATTTGTATTTAATATCTCGTTAAttttatttgggttgttgttTGAGATCACTTAATTTCGAATTCTCAAGAACACATGGTTACACTCTTGATAGTTTGTATTCCTGACAGGAACATATTGCTACCATCGAAGCTGAATTTAAAAATGAAGTTGAACTCCTCACTAAAATTGAGCATAAAAACTTGGTCAGATTACTTGGTTATACTGCTAAAGGGAATGAGCTTATTATCATTACTGAGTATGTGCCAAATGGCAACCTAAGGGAGCATTTAGATGGTAAGATACTATCAATAATTAGTAAGTAAGCAATAGATGGATTTGCCTAAAGCCAAATCATAATTGAACTAAATTTGCAGGTAAGTATGGGAAGATATTGGATTTCAGTCAACGGCTAGAAATAGCCATTGATGTTGCTCATGGATTGACATATCTCCATCTATATGCAGGTGACAATCTCTGAAAATCTGTTTTTACCTCTCATAAAAAGGTTTTCTTGAtagatttttctctctttttttcatTTCCATGGAAGGCAGCTATCATTTTCTGAACATATAATTTTGCCAAGGATTCAATTCATTTTTTCCCCTTCACGTCCTTGAATTTATTGGCATTTGTATAGCATCCTTAGTTTATAAGCAACATACTTGGTTGAAATATACTACAATTAGCAATTTTTTCTTGGATCATGATCATGTTTTTAGTTGGGACCAAATGCCACTTTGATTGTTCATGTGCACGTCTGGGTATGTGGGGAAGCAAGAAAAGACACACAAGATAacgaggaggaagagcaagagagATAATAGGGAGAGATTTTCTTCATGGAGTGTTATGGAAGCTTTCCTAAACTCTGGCAATTCTGTAGTTTGAATTTATGATTGGTAGGCAGTCTTGCAAATTGGGATAGAGTGATACATGGGACTGTTCAATAGTTAATGTTCCTTAAGGAAGATGGTATTTCAATCAAGTTGTAGCTGCTTGAATCCTTGCCTGTCTTATTTCTAGGCAACAGATTTGAACCTACAAAGTGGGAGTGAACAAGAAATATCTTCTACATCCACATATTTAGGATTTATTGTGTCACGAAAAATAACTTAGTAATTATTGGTATCTCCTCTTGATAGGTGGTTAGTGTAATTTACCCTATAAATAACTACATTGTACACAAATTAATACATAAATATTTATACATACAGAAATCTAAGTATTTATTGATATATAGAAACATATTGAAGGTGTAGAAGGGAGACTATACTATAGCCTAATGTAACAAAAACCAATTGAATTCTTTCAAGATATTATAAGCGATATTACCTAATGTAAAGTTCACTGGAGTGAGAAAGACCATGCAGCAAAAATCAATAGTTGGTACTTGCATGACTTTTATATGTAGAGTTCACCGGATGTTTAGTTGTATTCCTTATACATCTGTGCACAACCCATACGTATGTGACTCTAAAGTTCTTATAATCTTCTTTCTGATGTATTATACTGCCAGAAAAGATTGTCATTCACCGTGATGTGAAGTCGTCGAACATTTTACTAAATGAAGGCTTTGGAGCCAAGGTCGCTGACTTTGGCTTTGCTAGAACTGGACCCATGGAAGCTGATCAGACTCACATTCAGACAAAGGTAAAAGGTACAGCTGGTTATGTTGATCCAGAATATCTGAAGACGTTTCGCCTTACGGTGAAGAGTGATGTTTACTCCTTTGGAATTTTACTGCTGGAAATTCTTTCGGCCCGCCGCCCAGTCGAAATAAGGAGAAACCCTGATGAAAGGATTTCTGTGAGATGGGTAAGATCATCGTACTATCACTTGCTTTTGGTTTTTGGACAAGCACATAGAATAGGTTACGATACTTGAATTGTTATCGCACTGTTGAAACAAAAAAGTAGCTGATCTAGGATGGAaatattctttaatttttttgtttccaAGTTGTAGATTCAAACTTCATGATAAACATATTTTTGGTAGACAGAAGATAGAACAAACTATTTATGGAACAACTGAAATCTCTTTGCTAAATATATCTGATATGTTCCTTTCTCAAAAGAGCAGCAAAATGTTCTTAACAGAGATATATCATTGTAGATTTGTCATTTGTCTAGTTCAGGAAATTTTATTCACCCATCAGAAGTTTTCCTAACCTATAATGAGATAGAGAGATAACATTCACAATGGCCCAGTAAAAACCTATCAAAATAGTTGCTAAACTGCCCCAAATCCTTGCAAGACTCAAATTCTCATTTCCTACTGGGGTTTCGGTCTTTGACTGGAACGAGATATGATGGTGTAAATATAGGCCACGTGAGGAGTGTTACCATTAATGTTAGGGACTTAATAATATAACTAGAGGGGATTACCTAGGGtaattaacttgaattttatgcaAAAGTCGATAAGATGAAGTCGACCCCAATGATTAGGACCCAGGACTTTATTTCTTGGTTTTGAATTAGCAGATTTCGTATAGGAATAAATGTTAGACTATTGTTTTTTTTCATGAACgataaatttcatttttaattttgtgGTTTATAAAATTTAAACTAGATTGGTTAGGAAAAAAAACCCGAAGTACAAATTAGACTTGGTAATCATTCCAATGCTTTCTTAAGCTCTCTACAAAAACTAATAAATTGCTTATAATGCAGGCCTTCAACAAATATAACGAAGGCAACGAGAGGGAAATATTGGATCCTGAGATGCGTGAAGTGGTGGAAGATCTGGTAGTAAAGAAGATATTTGCTTTGGCGTTTCAATGTGCTGCTCCAACCCGCAGAGATCGACCAGCCATGCGGGAAGTTGTCGAACAGCTTTGGGAGATAAGAAAGGACTACGCTAGAAGTCGTCAGAGGTCGTGAACGAAATTTGATATTGTATAGAAGTGACTATCAATTATTATTTGTTGTCATTGAAAACCTTCCACATGTTTTCAATCTCTTGCAGTTGAGCATTTGCCTTTGGAATACTTTTTGGGGTATGTTATAAAGTTAACTGTGTGCCAATGTACAGTTTTTGTGTGGAATGCTTACGAGGGATACTTTTGCTCCTTGCGTCAACAGCTGCGAAGTGCACATCTTcttgtttgatttcatttttaGTTTCTCTCAGAAAACACTCAAAGATAAACAGacaaacacacaaaaaaaaaagacagTACGAACATCAAATTAATAGGGGTCTTCTTTTAATAAATAGTGGAGATCAAAAAGTTCGCTCTTGTGACAGTCAAACGAACATATGCATCCTCTATATGTTGCTACAATTTGAAACTAAGGACAATTATGAATTTACTTAACATTGTCCAAATGCTTGCTCCACAGCAAAAAATGTGGCCACTTTGGACGTTAAATCCTTGTGTCTATAATTAGAGTCTGAAGTTGTTACCAGTTAGAATACTCGAGGCGAGGAGCAGCGTCTACTGCAATTTAACATGCACAACAAATGCCCCATGATGCCCGCTTCTCTAGGCAATTGGATCTCAGTTTCTTGACGCTGCAAGGCTCTTAAGAACTCCTCCGAGCTCAAGTTCCCATCTTCATTTGTGTCGAACACGTGGAATATGATATCGACCACATTTTGAGTTAATGTGATTCCACAGACCTGTCACATgaatttatttcataaaatatagagtgtgtgtgtgtgtgtatatatattcagATTTCGAAGAAGGCAGGTCCCATGAGTTCTCAAATATAAGTGAAACCAGCTCATAATCATCCAAGGATAGCAAGATATTTGTCTTACATGGGATGCTGCCCTTATGAAGTCTTGCTTTGTCAACAAGCCAATTACTTTCCCATAGCTAAAGATTGCTATTGCCAACGGTCTCAATCTTCTACGCAACTCAGCAAATGCCTTAAACTCCTGATATTACATGATTACACAAGACAATGAAAAGTTTGATCATCTTACTTTGTCAAAGAAAATGTCTCACCTCAAAGCTAATGCAGATATCTCTAAGAGAAGGGCAATTGTTCAATTCA includes these proteins:
- the LOC122052987 gene encoding calmodulin-binding receptor-like cytoplasmic kinase 3 isoform X3, with amino-acid sequence MLSVSEGFWLCCSLICPCCSSKSNDISEDPVLRGGSTSLDSFELRSNSGKTPVTPSRVPPSPSRFSLSPQPNKLEPLNLSLNEIIKLTRNFSSSQIIGEGSFATVYKAELPSGQFIAIKRAKKEHIATIEAEFKNEVELLTKIEHKNLVRLLGYTAKGNELIIITEYVPNGNLREHLDGKYGKILDFSQRLEIAIDVAHGLTYLHLYAEKIVIHRDVKSSNILLNEGFGAKVADFGFARTGPMEADQTHIQTKVKGTAGYVDPEYLKTFRLTVKSDVYSFGILLLEILSARRPVEIRRNPDERISVRWAFNKYNEGNEREILDPEMREVVEDLVVKKIFALAFQCAAPTRRDRPAMREVVEQLWEIRKDYARSRQRS
- the LOC122052987 gene encoding calmodulin-binding receptor-like cytoplasmic kinase 3 isoform X1 — protein: MSLLRIPNRTAAMIHGIEVFQVFGREGARSFFSSSTGFRYRSRQSHRFPPDKTSQAASGIYQSRPYSCQDSAISSRRQLSDDDDVVVSRMLVLLLGLSGSVNFRFSLIAASAWILSSWIVGWMRVHFSTKEVDCEGYWERIGKDHCGLDLPVFALEKRARIFLGLYVLLGERMHIEKNKTIGKKGATPDSVMLSVSEGFWLCCSLICPCCSSKSNDISEDPVLRGGSTSLDSFELRSNSGKTPVTPSRVPPSPSRFSLSPQPNKLEPLNLSLNEIIKLTRNFSSSQIIGEGSFATVYKAELPSGQFIAIKRAKKEHIATIEAEFKNEVELLTKIEHKNLVRLLGYTAKGNELIIITEYVPNGNLREHLDGKYGKILDFSQRLEIAIDVAHGLTYLHLYAEKIVIHRDVKSSNILLNEGFGAKVADFGFARTGPMEADQTHIQTKVKGTAGYVDPEYLKTFRLTVKSDVYSFGILLLEILSARRPVEIRRNPDERISVRWAFNKYNEGNEREILDPEMREVVEDLVVKKIFALAFQCAAPTRRDRPAMREVVEQLWEIRKDYARSRQRS
- the LOC122052987 gene encoding calmodulin-binding receptor-like cytoplasmic kinase 3 isoform X4, producing the protein MEACIFLIGAGPRVDSFELRSNSGKTPVTPSRVPPSPSRFSLSPQPNKLEPLNLSLNEIIKLTRNFSSSQIIGEGSFATVYKAELPSGQFIAIKRAKKEHIATIEAEFKNEVELLTKIEHKNLVRLLGYTAKGNELIIITEYVPNGNLREHLDGKYGKILDFSQRLEIAIDVAHGLTYLHLYAEKIVIHRDVKSSNILLNEGFGAKVADFGFARTGPMEADQTHIQTKVKGTAGYVDPEYLKTFRLTVKSDVYSFGILLLEILSARRPVEIRRNPDERISVRWAFNKYNEGNEREILDPEMREVVEDLVVKKIFALAFQCAAPTRRDRPAMREVVEQLWEIRKDYARSRQRS
- the LOC122052987 gene encoding calmodulin-binding receptor-like cytoplasmic kinase 3 isoform X2 — encoded protein: MHIEKNKTIGKKGATPDSVMLSVSEGFWLCCSLICPCCSSKSNDISEDPVLRGGSTSLDSFELRSNSGKTPVTPSRVPPSPSRFSLSPQPNKLEPLNLSLNEIIKLTRNFSSSQIIGEGSFATVYKAELPSGQFIAIKRAKKEHIATIEAEFKNEVELLTKIEHKNLVRLLGYTAKGNELIIITEYVPNGNLREHLDGKYGKILDFSQRLEIAIDVAHGLTYLHLYAEKIVIHRDVKSSNILLNEGFGAKVADFGFARTGPMEADQTHIQTKVKGTAGYVDPEYLKTFRLTVKSDVYSFGILLLEILSARRPVEIRRNPDERISVRWAFNKYNEGNEREILDPEMREVVEDLVVKKIFALAFQCAAPTRRDRPAMREVVEQLWEIRKDYARSRQRS